A genomic window from Rhodococcus sp. KBS0724 includes:
- a CDS encoding TetR/AcrR family transcriptional regulator — protein sequence MNATNTTSVRGDTEARRRGILDAAAAILDVGGYAALTIRSVAKEAGMSPGLIYQYFVDKRDIFAALLFESQQELTAFIAELPRDQGISALIAAIVPETTKQWARVGHVASVWRTTEDASNSDGQAVQDLRHSTEAQFAELRTALEDAAGAQGLSLREGPSLIPFVWAGLMGLADTIVNNWAQDLDPTEYITYSADGLARAITH from the coding sequence ATGAACGCAACGAACACCACGTCTGTCCGCGGAGATACGGAAGCACGGCGCCGAGGGATCCTCGATGCTGCAGCAGCCATCCTGGATGTGGGTGGCTACGCCGCACTGACGATTCGGAGCGTCGCCAAAGAAGCCGGTATGAGTCCCGGACTCATCTACCAGTACTTTGTCGACAAACGCGACATCTTTGCAGCTCTCCTCTTCGAGAGTCAGCAGGAGTTGACCGCGTTCATTGCCGAATTGCCACGCGATCAAGGCATATCGGCCTTGATCGCAGCTATCGTGCCTGAAACCACCAAGCAATGGGCCCGAGTTGGGCACGTGGCATCTGTGTGGCGAACGACCGAAGACGCTTCGAACTCCGACGGGCAAGCGGTCCAAGACTTACGACATTCCACCGAAGCACAATTCGCAGAGCTGCGGACAGCTCTCGAAGACGCAGCGGGTGCACAGGGACTTTCACTCCGTGAGGGACCTTCCCTGATCCCCTTCGTCTGGGCCGGCCTCATGGGGCTGGCCGACACCATCGTCAACAACTGGGCCCAAGACCTCGATCCGACGGAGTACATCACGTACTCGGCAGACGGGCTAGCGAGGGCAATTACACACTGA
- a CDS encoding 3'(2'),5'-bisphosphate nucleotidase CysQ: MTRTTTHHDDPPETTCDTTAAIDISTAAGELLLRYREALTSDDVDPVAFRKGADRVSQEFIAGELARRFSSDAVLSEESPDNAVRLGASRVWIVDPLDGTREFGEIGRSDWAVHVALFENGSLTAGAVALPGLGTTHSSKDPIPQFGIVPSSPRVVVSRTRRPEPVMALACALDAELIEMGSAGAKAMAVVRGDADIYAHSGGQYEWDSAAPVAVAQAAGLHVSRIDGSALHYNQSNPWLPDLLICRPELAATALEVLGR; this comes from the coding sequence ATGACGCGAACTACCACGCATCATGACGACCCACCCGAAACGACGTGCGATACAACCGCTGCCATCGATATCAGCACTGCGGCAGGAGAACTGCTCCTCCGGTATCGCGAAGCGTTGACTTCCGACGACGTCGATCCCGTCGCATTCCGAAAGGGTGCAGACCGAGTCAGTCAGGAATTCATCGCTGGGGAACTGGCTCGCCGATTCAGCAGCGACGCAGTGCTCTCGGAAGAATCCCCTGACAATGCCGTGCGGCTCGGTGCGTCACGCGTCTGGATCGTCGACCCACTCGACGGAACCCGCGAGTTCGGTGAGATCGGCCGCAGTGACTGGGCTGTGCACGTTGCATTGTTCGAGAACGGCTCTCTTACAGCAGGAGCCGTGGCGCTCCCAGGTCTGGGAACAACGCACTCGAGTAAAGACCCGATACCGCAGTTCGGCATCGTGCCGTCCAGCCCTCGGGTTGTCGTGAGTCGCACCCGCAGGCCCGAGCCGGTGATGGCACTGGCGTGTGCGTTGGATGCCGAGTTGATCGAGATGGGTTCGGCCGGAGCCAAAGCCATGGCGGTGGTGCGCGGCGACGCGGATATCTACGCTCACTCCGGTGGACAGTACGAGTGGGATTCCGCCGCTCCTGTTGCCGTGGCTCAGGCTGCAGGCCTGCATGTTTCACGAATCGACGGCTCTGCTCTGCACTACAACCAATCAAATCCCTGGTTGCCGGACTTGTTGATCTGCCGCCCCGAGCTCGCGGCTACCGCATTGGAGGTGCTGGGCCGATGA
- a CDS encoding sulfotransferase, producing the protein MPSTTAQPAETTPKRLRITDLRDPVLTESQQQTWAYAEANPITLSVDSVLAAAREQTGLDDFGPDDFRERLALWLDEIDADPNRSPVSRMVTHSACTRYAANRLRVLDVLRRHPEIHDEEVVAPIIVVGLPRSGTTHLLNLMSADSRFRSLPLWESQEPVPFAGDELDANGVDPRLTRSQARWDQMQAKSPLVAAMHPMNPEHIHEELELESLDFSSYNFEWMSSMAPRWRDYYLSHDQRPHYEFIKTMLKLLQWQRGPNRWILKCPQHLEQLGPLMDTFPDATVVMTHRDPVSVVQSAATMVGYGARMNFHTLDLDAVCDYWIDRVSRLLDAGTRDLALIPAERRVDVYFDEFMADDVGTVEKIYNRAGLEMTEQARREIREYMSRHRRGSNGQVVYDLRADFGREPADLRTRFANYFDAFPVKVEVL; encoded by the coding sequence GTGCCGTCGACAACTGCGCAGCCTGCGGAAACCACACCGAAACGCCTCCGCATCACCGACCTCCGTGACCCCGTACTCACCGAGTCCCAGCAGCAGACCTGGGCATATGCCGAAGCGAACCCGATCACTCTGTCCGTGGACAGCGTTCTCGCCGCAGCCCGCGAACAAACAGGCCTGGACGATTTCGGTCCGGACGACTTCCGCGAACGACTTGCGTTGTGGCTGGACGAGATCGACGCCGATCCCAATCGGTCACCCGTTTCGCGCATGGTTACTCACTCGGCGTGCACCCGCTACGCGGCCAACCGACTACGAGTGCTGGACGTACTGCGTCGCCACCCCGAGATTCACGACGAGGAGGTAGTGGCTCCCATCATCGTGGTGGGACTGCCGCGATCCGGTACCACTCATCTCCTGAACCTCATGTCAGCCGATTCCCGCTTCCGGTCGCTGCCGCTCTGGGAGAGCCAGGAACCTGTCCCCTTTGCCGGCGACGAGCTCGACGCAAACGGCGTCGACCCGAGATTGACTCGGAGCCAAGCACGTTGGGATCAGATGCAGGCCAAGAGCCCACTGGTGGCAGCAATGCACCCGATGAACCCGGAACATATTCACGAGGAACTCGAACTCGAAAGCCTCGATTTCTCGAGTTACAACTTCGAGTGGATGTCGTCCATGGCCCCTCGCTGGCGCGATTACTATCTTTCCCACGATCAGCGCCCACACTACGAGTTCATCAAGACGATGCTCAAACTCCTTCAGTGGCAGCGAGGTCCGAATCGCTGGATACTCAAGTGCCCGCAGCACCTCGAACAACTCGGCCCACTCATGGACACCTTCCCCGACGCCACGGTCGTGATGACACACCGCGATCCAGTGTCGGTAGTTCAGTCTGCCGCAACGATGGTCGGCTACGGCGCTCGGATGAACTTTCACACGCTCGATCTGGATGCAGTGTGCGACTACTGGATCGACCGCGTCAGCCGACTGCTCGACGCGGGAACTCGTGATCTTGCACTGATTCCCGCAGAGCGGCGGGTGGATGTGTATTTCGACGAATTCATGGCGGACGACGTGGGAACAGTCGAGAAAATCTACAATCGCGCCGGCCTGGAAATGACCGAGCAGGCTCGAAGAGAGATCCGCGAGTACATGTCCCGCCACAGGCGCGGCTCCAACGGTCAGGTTGTTTACGACCTGCGCGCAGACTTCGGCCGTGAACCGGCCGATTTACGCACTCGATTTGCCAACTATTTTGATGCCTTCCCAGTGAAAGTAGAGGTTCTGTGA
- a CDS encoding SDR family NAD(P)-dependent oxidoreductase, with amino-acid sequence MTSSTEDSATDSIAKSVVAFDFSSSRVLVTGGSNGLGLAIAHRFADAGAHVTITGTKASADDYEHDLSAFTYRQCVMTDREQIADVAAGLSTLDILVNNAGQTLTQKGEWNPEVFEESLAVNVVSGFRMSSAVLPLLKESTQSGGASIVNVASMASYFAVDVVPGYGASKGAVVQMTKTMGSSWAEHGIRVNAIAPGLTATKMTAGLQQRPEHSKPSLDRTPMARWADPSTDVAPVVLFLASPAAQFVTGQTLPVDGGYSIKG; translated from the coding sequence ATGACATCGAGCACCGAAGACAGCGCAACTGATTCCATTGCGAAAAGTGTTGTGGCATTCGACTTTTCTTCCTCCCGAGTTCTCGTGACCGGAGGCTCCAACGGCCTCGGACTTGCTATTGCACATCGCTTCGCCGACGCCGGGGCACACGTGACGATCACCGGAACGAAGGCATCAGCCGACGACTACGAGCACGACCTCTCCGCATTCACGTATCGACAGTGCGTCATGACCGATCGCGAACAGATCGCTGACGTCGCCGCAGGACTGTCGACGCTGGACATACTGGTCAACAACGCAGGTCAAACGCTTACCCAGAAGGGCGAATGGAACCCAGAGGTATTCGAAGAATCGCTCGCGGTGAACGTCGTAAGCGGGTTCCGGATGTCGTCCGCGGTCCTGCCACTGCTCAAGGAAAGCACGCAAAGCGGCGGCGCTTCCATCGTCAACGTCGCATCGATGGCGTCGTACTTCGCCGTCGATGTCGTGCCCGGATACGGCGCGTCGAAGGGCGCCGTCGTCCAGATGACCAAAACAATGGGGTCCAGTTGGGCCGAGCACGGGATTCGGGTCAACGCGATTGCCCCGGGATTGACTGCAACCAAGATGACAGCGGGACTCCAGCAGCGCCCTGAGCACAGCAAACCGTCACTCGATCGCACACCGATGGCCCGGTGGGCAGACCCGTCGACGGACGTCGCTCCCGTCGTACTGTTTCTCGCCAGCCCGGCCGCACAGTTCGTCACCGGGCAGACCTTGCCCGTCGACGGCGGATACTCGATCAAAGGATGA
- the cysD gene encoding sulfate adenylyltransferase subunit CysD, whose amino-acid sequence MTTALTHLERLEAESIHIMREAVAESENPVMLYSVGKDSAVMLHLARKAFYPSKLPFPLLHVDTTWKFREMYKLRDETAAATDLDLLVYKNPECVEKAINPFTHGSAVHTDMWKTEGLKQALDHYKFDAAFGGARRDEEKSRAKERIFSIRSAAHRWDPKQQRPELWRMYNVRKSPGESLRVFPLSNWTELDVWEYIRQEEIPIVPLYFADKRPVVERDGALIMVDDDRMPLLPGETPELKSVRFRTLGCYPLTGAVESTATSLTEIISEMLLTTTSERQGRVIDHDSSASMEKKKQEGYF is encoded by the coding sequence ATGACTACCGCGCTGACGCATCTCGAACGGCTCGAAGCCGAGAGTATCCATATCATGAGAGAAGCCGTCGCCGAGAGCGAAAACCCGGTGATGCTGTACTCGGTGGGCAAGGACAGTGCTGTCATGTTGCACTTGGCCCGCAAGGCTTTCTATCCGTCAAAGCTGCCCTTCCCGCTACTGCACGTCGACACGACGTGGAAGTTCCGCGAGATGTACAAACTCCGCGACGAGACTGCAGCCGCAACTGATCTCGACTTGCTCGTGTACAAGAATCCCGAATGCGTGGAGAAGGCAATCAATCCGTTCACTCACGGATCCGCGGTGCACACCGACATGTGGAAGACCGAGGGCCTCAAACAAGCCCTCGATCACTACAAGTTTGACGCAGCGTTCGGCGGCGCCCGCCGTGACGAGGAGAAATCCCGCGCCAAGGAACGGATCTTCTCGATCCGATCAGCAGCGCACCGCTGGGATCCGAAACAGCAGCGGCCGGAGTTGTGGCGGATGTACAACGTCCGCAAATCGCCGGGAGAGAGCCTGCGGGTCTTCCCGCTCTCGAACTGGACCGAGCTGGATGTGTGGGAATACATACGCCAGGAAGAGATTCCGATCGTTCCGCTGTACTTTGCCGACAAGCGTCCCGTCGTCGAACGCGACGGCGCACTGATCATGGTCGACGACGATCGGATGCCGTTGCTGCCGGGAGAAACTCCGGAACTCAAGAGTGTTCGGTTCCGCACCCTCGGCTGCTATCCGCTGACCGGCGCTGTCGAGTCGACCGCCACCAGCTTGACCGAGATCATCTCGGAGATGTTGTTGACCACCACTTCCGAACGCCAGGGGAGAGTCATCGATCACGACTCGAGCGCGT
- a CDS encoding alkyl sulfatase dimerization domain-containing protein produces MNQHIADQVDNLIAQRPGKTLLEPEYTDEAIKINDFIYGSGGTSSAYMIVTPAGRIIVNTGCGFEGPHHRKLFDDIYSGPTRYIITTQGHTDHVGGVHAFREPGAVYVANELNQSVQLDDARVIKRMRQWAPVWFGRDADTVARFATEFPSVSNAQDEPVPDLTFKDRLGFTVGGLDIELYSGVGETVDGAMVWLPQHRIAMISNLLGPLFGHFPNLNTVRGQRYRFAEPYLQTIRKLRDLRPKTLITGRGEPIEGEELIDAVLKRMYDAVDYVHRTTLDGINAGKSVETLMREITLPPALYVGQGYGQVKWGVKTIWETYLGWFHHDSTTALYDLPRAKTLADLVELAGVERAIELAETRLAEGAVVEATALSEAVLAFAPDNVPATRVLLACHRELLTQPSTEANFWESGWLAHQIKKLEATVAESDTNG; encoded by the coding sequence GTGAACCAGCACATCGCCGATCAAGTCGACAATCTGATTGCACAACGACCGGGAAAGACCCTGCTCGAACCTGAGTACACCGATGAAGCGATCAAGATCAACGATTTCATCTACGGCAGTGGCGGCACCAGCTCGGCATACATGATCGTCACACCGGCGGGCCGAATTATCGTCAACACCGGCTGCGGATTCGAGGGACCGCATCATCGAAAGCTGTTCGACGACATCTACTCCGGGCCGACCAGGTACATCATCACCACTCAGGGCCATACCGATCACGTCGGAGGAGTACACGCCTTTCGCGAGCCGGGCGCCGTCTACGTGGCCAACGAACTGAACCAGTCCGTTCAGCTCGACGATGCGCGCGTCATCAAGCGGATGCGCCAGTGGGCACCCGTATGGTTCGGCCGGGACGCCGACACCGTCGCACGCTTTGCCACAGAATTCCCGTCGGTGTCGAATGCTCAGGACGAGCCGGTTCCGGATCTCACTTTCAAAGATCGTCTCGGCTTCACGGTCGGCGGACTGGATATCGAATTGTATTCCGGCGTAGGCGAAACGGTCGACGGCGCAATGGTGTGGCTCCCTCAGCATCGCATCGCGATGATCAGCAACCTGCTCGGCCCTCTCTTCGGTCACTTCCCCAACCTCAATACCGTTCGCGGGCAGCGATACCGCTTTGCCGAACCGTATCTCCAGACGATTCGGAAACTGCGGGATCTGCGTCCGAAAACCCTGATCACCGGCCGCGGCGAGCCCATCGAGGGAGAAGAGTTGATCGACGCAGTCCTGAAGCGGATGTACGACGCCGTCGACTACGTGCACCGAACCACGCTCGACGGAATCAACGCAGGCAAGTCCGTCGAAACATTGATGCGCGAAATCACCTTGCCGCCAGCTCTTTACGTCGGGCAGGGCTACGGTCAAGTCAAATGGGGCGTCAAAACCATTTGGGAAACCTACCTGGGTTGGTTCCATCACGACTCCACCACCGCGCTCTACGATCTGCCACGGGCGAAGACTTTGGCTGATCTCGTCGAACTGGCCGGGGTGGAGCGTGCGATCGAACTCGCCGAAACGAGACTTGCCGAAGGCGCGGTGGTCGAAGCCACCGCACTGTCCGAAGCTGTTCTCGCATTCGCCCCCGACAACGTGCCCGCTACCCGCGTCCTTCTGGCCTGCCACCGGGAACTGCTGACGCAGCCGTCCACCGAGGCGAACTTCTGGGAATCCGGCTGGTTGGCACACCAGATCAAGAAGCTCGAAGCAACTGTCGCCGAATCGGATACGAACGGATGA